A window of Pirellulales bacterium contains these coding sequences:
- the rpe gene encoding ribulose-phosphate 3-epimerase — protein MAELVDGCTEPRPRFAELGSSLPVVVPALLMCDFGHLADEVQRIEAAGAQVLHLDVMDGHFVPNLSYGMIVVDAVRRHTKLPIEAHLMISNPAQYLEAYHNAGADHLTIHVEAVDDPRPLLDEIHRIGAGAGLALNPPTPVSKVEPYLNACDSVLVMSVMPGFGGQEFDERALDKLRALRKLAGERLMLGIDGGIHPATVGSAAAAGAQLLVAGSAIFAKQNYRQALGELGILASRAAKACSTKPPS, from the coding sequence GTGGCCGAACTCGTCGATGGCTGTACGGAACCGCGTCCGCGATTCGCGGAATTAGGGTCTTCGTTGCCGGTGGTCGTGCCGGCACTGTTGATGTGCGACTTCGGCCATCTCGCCGATGAAGTCCAGCGAATCGAGGCGGCGGGAGCCCAGGTACTGCATTTGGACGTGATGGATGGCCATTTCGTCCCAAATCTGAGTTATGGCATGATCGTGGTCGATGCCGTCAGGCGTCATACCAAGCTGCCGATCGAAGCCCATTTGATGATTTCGAACCCGGCCCAATACCTTGAGGCATATCACAACGCGGGGGCCGATCACCTGACGATCCACGTCGAAGCGGTCGATGATCCTCGGCCCTTGCTCGATGAAATCCACCGCATCGGAGCCGGCGCCGGATTGGCGCTCAATCCGCCGACGCCGGTTTCGAAGGTCGAACCGTATCTGAATGCTTGCGACTCCGTGCTGGTCATGAGTGTCATGCCCGGCTTTGGCGGCCAGGAGTTCGACGAGCGAGCCCTCGACAAGCTACGGGCGCTTCGCAAGCTTGCGGGGGAACGGCTGATGCTGGGGATCGACGGCGGCATTCATCCGGCCACGGTCGGCTCCGCCGCTGCCGCCGGCGCCCAATTGCTCGTCGCCGGATCGGCCATCTTCGCAAAACAAAATTATCGACAGGCACTCGGCGAACTGGGCATATTGGCCAGCCGCGCCGCCAAAGCTTGCTCGACCAAACCACCCTCATAA
- a CDS encoding serine/threonine-protein kinase produces MGLLGSIKSLLASKLDVAKRFELQREAISGTMSAFHMARDRQSGKIVGLKLLDPAKTAAFEARFKGLNKPSEGEIGQAIRHPNVVETLEFGVTTTGQQYVVLEYLDGPGLNSVIVARDRRLDGRRVHLLRQAAEALRAVHQAGFMHHDICPRNFVCSKDFTSLKLIDFGLTVPATPDFMKPGNRTGTPNYMAPEVVHRKKNDHRLDIFSFGATAFELCTFELPWARGATGQVALGHDQAADVRTLRPRIQPRLGEAINRSLIANPDERLASMDQFLKLLGDLTTEDLPA; encoded by the coding sequence ATGGGCCTTCTCGGCTCGATAAAATCGCTCCTTGCGTCAAAGCTCGACGTTGCCAAGCGATTCGAGTTGCAGCGCGAAGCCATCTCGGGAACGATGTCGGCGTTTCACATGGCGCGCGACCGGCAGAGCGGCAAGATCGTCGGGCTGAAACTGCTCGACCCGGCAAAGACGGCCGCGTTCGAGGCCCGCTTCAAAGGCCTCAACAAACCGAGCGAAGGCGAAATCGGCCAGGCCATTCGCCATCCGAATGTCGTTGAAACGCTGGAATTCGGCGTCACCACCACCGGCCAGCAATACGTGGTGCTCGAATATCTCGACGGCCCGGGGCTGAACTCGGTGATCGTGGCCCGCGACCGGCGATTGGATGGCCGGCGCGTGCACCTTTTGCGGCAAGCGGCCGAGGCGTTGCGGGCCGTGCATCAGGCCGGGTTCATGCACCACGATATTTGCCCGCGAAATTTCGTTTGCTCGAAAGACTTCACGTCACTCAAGCTGATCGATTTCGGGCTGACCGTGCCCGCCACGCCCGACTTCATGAAGCCGGGCAATCGCACCGGCACGCCGAACTACATGGCCCCGGAGGTGGTCCACCGCAAGAAGAACGACCATCGGCTCGACATTTTTTCCTTCGGCGCGACCGCGTTCGAACTTTGCACGTTCGAGCTTCCCTGGGCCCGCGGCGCCACGGGCCAGGTAGCGCTCGGACACGATCAAGCCGCCGACGTCCGCACGCTCCGCCCACGCATCCAGCCTCGCCTGGGCGAGGCGATCAACCGCTCGTTGATTGCCAACCCCGACGAGCGACTGGCCTCGATGGACCAGTTTTTGAAATTGCTGGGCGATCTCACAACCGAAGACCTGCCTGCCTAA
- a CDS encoding PmoA family protein — protein sequence MRCPCRILIAIVVALAAAWAGTSGSQAAEFTVQQTDRGVTVKLDGQLFTEYLIRSGNKPILWPIIGPSGAPLTREYSMRSVAGESRDHPHHRSFWFTHGKVNGIDFWGESAKGGEIRHRKFAEVRGGPTARIVALDDWLDHDGRRVCEDRRTLVFRAAEGQRSIDFDIRLTASDGRLVFGDTKEGSFGMRVADWLKVDPPGHGRIVNSEGQHDAAAWGQRASWVDYDAPHDGQTLGIAILNHPSSFRYPTYWHVRTYGLFAANPFGKSDFTANKSKPDGSATVEPGRSLSLRYRVILHEGDEKKARIAEAFAAYAKEQFDGE from the coding sequence ATGCGCTGCCCCTGCCGAATTCTGATTGCAATAGTCGTCGCGCTTGCCGCGGCATGGGCCGGGACATCGGGCTCGCAGGCCGCTGAATTTACCGTCCAGCAAACGGACCGCGGCGTTACCGTCAAGCTCGACGGTCAACTGTTTACGGAGTATCTGATCCGCTCCGGCAACAAGCCGATTCTTTGGCCGATCATCGGGCCGAGCGGCGCGCCGCTGACTCGCGAATATTCGATGCGATCGGTCGCCGGCGAATCGCGCGACCACCCGCATCACCGCTCGTTTTGGTTTACGCACGGCAAGGTGAACGGCATCGATTTCTGGGGGGAAAGCGCCAAGGGGGGCGAAATCCGGCACCGCAAGTTTGCCGAGGTCCGCGGAGGCCCGACCGCGCGAATCGTGGCCCTCGACGATTGGCTCGACCACGATGGCCGGCGAGTGTGCGAAGATCGCCGCACGCTCGTCTTTCGTGCGGCCGAGGGCCAGCGATCGATCGACTTCGATATCCGCCTCACCGCCAGCGATGGCCGGCTCGTGTTCGGCGACACCAAGGAAGGAAGCTTTGGCATGCGCGTGGCCGACTGGCTGAAAGTCGATCCGCCCGGCCATGGCCGAATCGTCAACAGCGAAGGCCAGCACGACGCCGCAGCTTGGGGCCAACGCGCCTCGTGGGTCGATTACGACGCGCCGCACGACGGGCAAACGCTCGGCATCGCCATCCTCAATCATCCCTCGAGCTTTCGCTACCCGACGTATTGGCATGTGCGCACCTACGGGCTGTTCGCCGCGAATCCCTTCGGCAAAAGCGATTTCACTGCCAACAAGAGCAAGCCCGACGGTTCGGCGACCGTCGAGCCGGGCCGATCGCTATCGCTCCGTTACCGTGTAATTCTGCATGAGGGGGATGAGAAAAAAGCCCGCATCGCCGAAGCATTTGCCGCGTATGCGAAGGAGCAATTCGACGGGGAATAA
- a CDS encoding sugar phosphate isomerase/epimerase, whose product MKYGMNLLLWSDHLHDGLLPALEKIKQIGYDGVEIPLFDLSLDYAAWGRRLDELGLERTAVTVRGSADNPISSDPKIRAAGIAASKRTLDCCQAVGAQLLVGPYHSAIGEFSGSGPTAEELQRGVESMREVAVHAKQAGVGLAVEYLNRFECYLLNTAADMARFIREVNHPSCRMMYDTFHANIEEKSPAEAIRTAAPLMALVHISENDRSTPGTGNIPWSATYDALREVNYDGWMVVEAFGLALPALVAATKIWRRMYQSEEQLARDALAFMRREVSKRWS is encoded by the coding sequence ATGAAATACGGCATGAATTTGCTGCTTTGGTCCGATCACTTGCACGACGGCCTGCTGCCGGCGCTCGAGAAAATCAAGCAGATCGGCTACGACGGCGTCGAGATTCCGCTCTTCGATCTGTCGCTCGATTACGCGGCTTGGGGCCGGCGGCTCGACGAACTGGGCCTTGAGCGAACGGCGGTCACGGTCCGCGGCAGCGCCGATAATCCGATCAGCTCCGATCCGAAAATTCGCGCGGCAGGCATTGCCGCCTCGAAGCGCACGCTCGATTGCTGCCAGGCGGTCGGCGCGCAGTTGCTGGTCGGCCCCTATCATTCGGCCATCGGTGAGTTTTCCGGCAGCGGACCAACGGCCGAGGAATTGCAGCGGGGCGTCGAAAGCATGCGCGAGGTTGCCGTGCATGCAAAGCAGGCCGGCGTCGGCTTGGCCGTCGAATATCTGAATCGCTTCGAGTGCTATCTGTTGAACACTGCCGCCGACATGGCCCGCTTCATCCGCGAGGTGAATCATCCCAGTTGCCGGATGATGTACGACACGTTTCACGCGAATATCGAGGAAAAAAGCCCCGCCGAGGCAATCCGCACGGCCGCGCCGCTGATGGCCCTGGTGCACATTTCCGAAAACGACCGCAGCACGCCGGGCACGGGCAACATTCCCTGGTCGGCCACATACGACGCCCTCCGCGAAGTGAACTACGACGGTTGGATGGTCGTCGAAGCGTTTGGCCTGGCGCTGCCGGCGCTGGTGGCCGCGACGAAAATCTGGCGTCGCATGTATCAGAGCGAAGAGCAACTTGCCCGCGACGCATTGGCCTTCATGCGCCGCGAGGTGAGCAAGCGCTGGTCGTGA
- a CDS encoding SMC-Scp complex subunit ScpB: MAKSNSGSHRHDSPPPTHLGLESFRAAPSDEGLSLDKLKGAFAAMLGAGDDPYSIPPEPDDDPVRAAIVVEEEASDDPPGSDAGCEINPRSILEAMLFVGLPDGAPMTARQVAGLMRGVRAAEIDELVRDLNDDYARTGRPYRIASVGAGYRLALRDEFAAVRQKFAGRAAQAKLSAAAIEVLAIVAYHQPIEAAEISRMRDTSSGRLLAQLVRRQLLQIDRASPEASPRYSTSERFLRLVGIESLADLPKSLEFDRQQ, translated from the coding sequence ATGGCCAAGAGCAACTCGGGCAGCCACCGTCACGATTCTCCGCCGCCGACGCACCTGGGTCTTGAATCGTTCCGCGCCGCGCCTTCCGACGAAGGCCTTTCGCTCGACAAGCTCAAAGGCGCATTCGCGGCGATGCTCGGGGCGGGCGACGATCCCTATTCAATTCCGCCGGAGCCCGACGACGACCCCGTGCGCGCGGCAATCGTGGTGGAAGAAGAGGCCAGCGACGATCCGCCGGGATCGGATGCCGGTTGCGAAATCAACCCCCGAAGCATTCTCGAAGCGATGCTCTTCGTGGGCCTGCCAGACGGCGCTCCGATGACGGCTCGGCAGGTGGCCGGGCTGATGCGGGGCGTTCGGGCCGCCGAGATCGACGAACTGGTCCGGGATTTGAACGACGACTACGCCCGCACCGGCCGTCCTTATCGAATTGCAAGCGTGGGGGCCGGCTATCGGCTCGCCCTGCGCGACGAATTCGCAGCGGTGCGGCAGAAATTCGCCGGGCGGGCGGCGCAAGCGAAGCTGTCGGCCGCGGCAATCGAGGTGCTGGCAATCGTGGCCTATCATCAGCCGATCGAAGCTGCCGAGATTTCTCGCATGCGCGATACGTCCAGCGGCCGGCTGCTCGCGCAACTCGTCCGCCGGCAGTTGCTCCAGATCGATCGCGCTAGCCCTGAAGCCTCGCCGCGCTATTCGACCAGCGAGCGATTTCTACGGCTGGTGGGAATCGAAAGCCTCGCCGATCTCCCGAAAAGCCTTGAATTCGATCGGCAGCAGTAG
- a CDS encoding carbon storage regulator, whose protein sequence is MLVLSRKESQRIRVGDSIVVTVVRLSGDKVRLGIEAPREMVVLREELDPAFRATGGTARVEEEAAATTVER, encoded by the coding sequence ATGTTGGTTCTCTCGCGAAAAGAAAGCCAGCGGATTCGGGTCGGCGATTCGATCGTGGTCACGGTGGTGCGCCTGTCCGGCGACAAAGTGCGGCTGGGGATTGAAGCCCCGCGCGAGATGGTCGTGCTGCGCGAAGAACTCGATCCGGCATTCCGGGCGACCGGCGGAACTGCGCGTGTCGAGGAAGAAGCGGCGGCCACCACCGTCGAGCGTTGA
- the accD gene encoding acetyl-CoA carboxylase, carboxyltransferase subunit beta, producing MASGKVESAAGSSGSERPKWNKRGVPEGLWQLCPGCQSMIYRKEAEKRLGVCPECDYHWYVSAAERITQVLDEGTFEEWYADLEPADPLGFADKKAYADRLKAEQKRTGLRDAAIVGCGMIRARRVAFGVTDSAFIMGSMGSVVGEKLTRLTERATAEKLPLIIISGSGGGARMHEGILSLMQMAKVSAALARHGRAGGLFISVLTNPTMGGVAASFASLGDLVFAEPKALIGFAGPRTIKATIRIELPKGFQTSEFLLEHGFIDRIVRRSDLKPEIARTIDYCGK from the coding sequence ATGGCTTCCGGAAAGGTCGAATCCGCTGCCGGTTCTAGTGGCTCCGAGCGTCCCAAGTGGAACAAACGGGGCGTGCCGGAAGGGCTTTGGCAGCTTTGTCCCGGCTGCCAATCGATGATCTATCGCAAGGAGGCCGAGAAGCGGCTGGGCGTTTGCCCCGAATGCGATTATCACTGGTACGTAAGCGCCGCCGAACGAATCACCCAAGTGCTCGACGAGGGGACCTTCGAGGAATGGTATGCCGACCTCGAGCCCGCCGATCCGCTTGGTTTCGCCGATAAGAAAGCCTATGCCGATCGCCTGAAGGCCGAGCAAAAACGCACCGGTTTGCGCGATGCCGCGATCGTCGGCTGTGGAATGATTCGCGCTCGCCGCGTCGCCTTCGGCGTCACCGATTCGGCTTTCATCATGGGAAGCATGGGCTCGGTCGTCGGCGAAAAGCTGACCCGGCTTACCGAGCGGGCCACCGCAGAAAAGCTGCCGCTGATCATCATCAGCGGTTCCGGCGGCGGGGCCCGGATGCACGAAGGCATTCTATCGCTGATGCAGATGGCCAAGGTGTCGGCAGCGCTCGCCCGGCATGGCCGGGCCGGGGGCTTGTTCATCAGCGTGCTGACCAATCCGACGATGGGCGGCGTGGCGGCTAGTTTTGCCTCGCTCGGCGATTTGGTGTTTGCCGAACCGAAAGCCTTGATTGGCTTTGCCGGGCCACGCACGATCAAAGCCACTATTCGGATCGAGCTTCCGAAGGGCTTTCAGACCAGTGAATTTCTCCTCGAGCACGGTTTCATCGATCGCATCGTCCGCCGCAGCGACCTGAAACCGGAAATCGCGCGCACGATCGACTATTGCGGCAAGTAA
- a CDS encoding histidine phosphatase family protein — protein sequence MVQIALIRPGTTDYDLQGRIQGRLDIPLNQQGLEQIAGAIECLRGSSLVALYSSMCRAAQETAELLGRELGLKPKALERLQNLDHGLWQGMQIDEVKRKQPTVYRQWQEHPEIICPPNGEMLSAVEERTAFALEKLLRKHRFGTIGLVAPEPLASVIRSRLQGTEVRDLWKAVNGCGRVEILEVSTLPRSRSNASTSAGSAVVPKIVNGQ from the coding sequence ATGGTCCAGATTGCTTTAATTCGTCCTGGGACAACAGATTACGATCTTCAAGGTCGCATCCAAGGTCGCTTGGATATCCCGCTCAACCAGCAGGGGCTCGAACAGATTGCCGGCGCAATCGAGTGCCTGCGGGGGAGCTCGCTGGTGGCGCTCTACTCATCCATGTGCCGTGCGGCACAGGAAACAGCCGAGCTGCTCGGTCGCGAACTGGGCCTGAAGCCCAAAGCCCTCGAACGCTTGCAAAATCTCGATCATGGGCTGTGGCAGGGCATGCAAATCGACGAGGTCAAACGCAAGCAGCCGACCGTTTATCGGCAGTGGCAAGAGCATCCCGAGATCATCTGTCCGCCGAACGGCGAAATGCTCTCGGCCGTGGAAGAACGGACGGCCTTCGCTCTGGAAAAGCTGCTCCGCAAACATCGCTTTGGCACGATCGGACTGGTCGCGCCCGAGCCGCTCGCCAGCGTCATTCGCAGTCGTCTGCAAGGAACCGAAGTGCGCGATCTGTGGAAGGCCGTCAATGGTTGCGGCCGAGTCGAAATCCTGGAGGTTTCCACCCTTCCGCGAAGCCGGAGCAATGCTTCCACATCGGCGGGTTCGGCGGTCGTGCCGAAGATCGTCAATGGCCAATAG